In Hemicordylus capensis ecotype Gifberg chromosome 13, rHemCap1.1.pri, whole genome shotgun sequence, a single window of DNA contains:
- the DAGLB gene encoding diacylglycerol lipase-beta isoform X3, which yields MPGMVMFGRRWAIGSDDFVFPGAFELFIRVIWWIGILVLYSVHKGQFNCAGGGLLHSYLLVLLILLAAIICALSSILYISMQGTISNPGPRKSLPKLLYLRLALYLPELVWAVVGVIWVSDSSVSCERTMINAVFGTVIASWVIIVFTVAAVVIVFDPLGGKKTLYVASCGNRNMESSQSGQLFYNVRKTATRVWEKRIRLLCCCIVQDDDHRVAFTSIAELFRAYFSDTDLVPSDVAAGLTLLHQEQDKVENCPKEPEEVLIQSPTSPMADDLDTELENAAHYMKFAAAAYGWPYYIMANPFTALCKLKGDCCRNSPTETDIIGADRLNMHFGSILKITGLQYRDFIHISFHNKIFEIPFFVALDHKKEAIVVAVRGTLSFEDILTDLSADTENLTLEDVLENGLVHKGIIQAANYIYGKLMNDGILDQAFTTAPEYKLVVVGHSLGAGTASILAVMLKNSFPALRCYAFSPPGGLLRVCSPF from the exons ATGCCTGGGATGGTGATGTTTGGGAGGCGCTGGGCCATAGGCAGTGATGATTTTGTCTTCCCGGGAGCCTTTGAACTCTTCATCAGGGTGATCTG GTGGATTGGAATTCTGGTCTTGTATTCTGTGCACAAAGGACAGTTTAACTGTGCCGGAGGAGGGCTGTTGCATAGCTACCTCCTCGTCCTCCTCATTCTCCTCGCAGCCATCATATGTGCTTTATCTTCCATATTGTACATCAGCATGCAGG GAACCATTTCTAACCCTGGGCCAAGGAAATCTCTTCCTAAATTGCTGTACCTGCGTCTGGCCCTCTACTTGCCGGAACTGGTCTGGGCTGTTGTGGGAGTGATATGGGTGTCCGATAGCAGCGTATCTTGTGAAAGGACTATGATAAATGCCGTATTTGGAACAGTCATTGCCAG CTGGGTGATCATTGTCTTCACTGTTGCGGCCGTTGTCATTGTGTTTGATCCACTTGGCGGGAAAAAGACGCTGTATGTTGCCAGTTGTGGCAACCGCAACATGGAGAGCAGCCAGTCCGGCCAGCTGTTCTACAATGTCAGGAAGACGGCGACTCGCGTGTGGGAGAAAAGGATCCGCTTGCTGTGTTGTTGCATCGTCCAAGACGACGACCACCGAGTGGCTTTTACAAGCATCGCTGAGCTTTTCCGTGCCTACTTCTCA GACACTGACCTGGTGCCTAGTGATGTAGCAGCAGGTCTGACTCTGCTCCACCAAGAGCAAGACAAGGTTGAGAATTGCCCAAAGGAGCCAGAGGAAGTTCTGATTCAGTCCCCGACTTCTCCCATG GCTGATGATCTGGATACAGAACTGGAAAATGCTGCCCACTACATGAAATTTGCTGCGGCTGCTTATGGGTGGCCCTACTACATAATGGCGAACCCGTTTACAGCACTCTGTAAGCTTAAAGGTGACTG TTGTAGAAACAGCCCAACAGAGACCGATATCATTGGGGCAGACCGTCTTAACATGCACTTCGGGTCCATCTTGAAAATAACGGGGCTGCAGTACAGAGACTTCATTCACATCAGTTTCCACAATAAA ATCTTTGAGATCCCCTTCTTTGTTGCATTGGATCACAAAAAAGAGGCTATCGTGGTAGCTGTGAGAGGAACTTTGTCGTTTGAG GATATCCTCACGGATCTCTCCGCAGACACCGAGAACTTAACACTCGAAGATGTTCTGGAAAATGGTCTTGTGCACAAG GGGATAATCCAGGCTGCCAACTATATTTATGGAAAGCTCATGAACGATGGGATTTTAGACCAAGCCTTCACCACTGCCCCT GAATATAAGCTAGTTGTCGTTGGCCACAGCTTAGGGGCGGGAACAGCCTCCATATTGGCAGTCATGCTGAAAAACTCTTTCCCAGCACTAAGGTGTTATGCCTTTTCTCCACCAGGGGGTTTGTTAAG GGTCTGCTCCCCCTTCTAG